A genomic stretch from Astatotilapia calliptera chromosome 4, fAstCal1.2, whole genome shotgun sequence includes:
- the cbx8a gene encoding chromobox protein homolog 8a encodes MELSAVGESVFAAESIIKRRIRRGRWEYLVKWKGWSQKYSTWEPEENILDARLFSAFEEREREREMFGPKKRGPKPETFLLKAKAKAKEKTYEFRREAPRGIQVSYPIPEPIITPRAREGLRTVVPTIFPPSAVNRGESVHIRPPELERRPRTTPAAAQQFPKKRGRKPKMHMHYDKDDGSSSAEPDAKRSKLTNEPTSHHSRRPHHHGETSDHCLMQLTKRFQEETTITPKSHSEQRHLGGAGFSYPCALASDLRKSEQGRHMTHCLSMKRPAANENSLPREQASPSHTDSIHESSEHPASSWTPCFAHLDTVTVTDVTLNFLTVTVRESSTDKGFFKDKR; translated from the exons ATGGAGCTCTCGGCTGTCGGTGAGAGCGTCTTCGCAGCCGAGTCCATCATTAAACGGCGAATCAGACGG GGTCGTTGGGAATATCTCGTGAAATGGAAGGGTTGGTCTCAGAA GTACAGCACTTGGGAGCCGGAGGAAAACATTCTGGATGCACGTCTCTTCTCTGCCTTCGAAGAGAG GGAGCGAGAAAGGGAGATGTTCGGGCCGAAAAAGAGGGGACCCAAGCCTGAGACATTTCTTTTAAAG GCCAAAGCCAAAGCCAAAGAAAAGACGTATGAATTTAGAAGAGAGGCTCCCAGAGGGATCCAGGTTTCCTATCCCATCCCCGAGCCTATCATAACACCGAGGGCCAGGGAGGGTTTGCGCACCGTGGTTCCCACAATCTTCCCGCCCAGCGCGGTCAACAGAGGGGAAAGTGTCCACATTCGCCCACCAGAGTTGGAGAGAAGACCCAGAACAActccagcagctgctcagcAGTTCCCCAAAAAGAGAGGACGCAAACCCAAAATGCACATGCATTATGATAAAGACGACGGCAGCAGCTCAGCAGAGCCAGACGCCAAACGTAGCAAGTTAACGAATGAGCCCACGTCTCACCACAGCCGACGCCCGCATCATCACGGGGAGACGTCAGATCACTGCCTCATGCAGTTGACCAAGAGGTTTCAGGAGGAAACCACGATAACACCCAAATCCCACAGCGAGCAGAGACATTTGGGGGGCGCGGGCTTCTCTTACCCGTGCGCATTAGCTTCGGATTTGCGCAAAAGCGAGCAGGGGAGGCACATGACTCACTGTTTGAGCATGAAGCGGCCTGCAGCGAACGAGAACTCTCTGCCCCGGGAACAAGCTTCACCTTCACACACCGATTCCATCCACGAATCCTCCGAGCATCCAGCCTCATCCTGGACCCCCTGTTTCGCTCACCTGGACACTGTGACCGTAACCGATGTCACCTTGAACTTCCTGACAGTCACCGTCAGAGAGAGCAGCACGGACAAAGGCTTCTTCAAAGATAAAAGATGA
- the LOC113020846 gene encoding meteorin-like protein: MLPNLIILTCFLALRCAADLCNWTGSGFAAGVDSRIVLQVRLRCTKGSVRWVYPGQALRVVLEPNLSSARHTSICIKPSPSFGGASVFIERAGQLELLVTDSGRPEYQVFCFRADGPHKPVIYLQASPQSDGQRNRRTVGFKYELLTNRSAAPNLGPSGLETSCRPCNDTELLMAICSSDFVVRGYIKKVTHDSRRQMSSVEVSAPRVYWQRSGVFEQHLDPLVSCQSWRGHIHTLLQCHVKPGDGEFLFTGSEHFGEAWLGCAPRYKDFLSVYHNARTARQNSCDFPLD, translated from the exons ATGTTGCCAAATCTGATTATTTTGACGTGTTTTCTGGCTCTCCGCTGTGCAGCTGATTTGTGTAACTGGACTGGAAG CGGTTTTGCAGCTGGCGTGGATTCCAGGATTGTACTCCAGGTGCGATTACGCTGTACAAAGGGCTCGGTGAGGTGGGTCTACCCGGGTCAGGCCCTCAGAGTGGTCCTCGAGCCCAATCTGTCCTCCGCCCGGCACACCTCCATCTGCATCAAACCGTCTCCCTCCTTCGGCGGAGCCAGCGTGTTCATTGAGCGTGCCGGGCAGCTGGAGCTGCTGGTGACGGACAGCGGGCGGCCGGAGTATCAGGTGTTCTGCTTCCGGGCAGACGGACCTCACAAGCCCGTAATCTACCTCCAGGCCAGCCCTCAGAGTGATGGACAGCGGAACAGACGCACGGTGGGCTTCAAATACGAGCTGCTCACCAACAGGAGTGCTGCGCCAAACCTCGGCCCCAGCGGGCTGGAGA CATCCTGTCGACCCTGCAATGACACAGAACTTCTCATGGCTATCTGCAGCAGCGACTTTG TTGTTCGAGGCTACATCAAAAAGGTCACCCATGACTCTCGGCGTCAAATGTCCTCAGTGGAGGTATCAGCGCCGAGGGTGTACTGGCAGCGCAGTGGAGTGTTTGAGCAACATCTGGATCCACTGGTGTCATGTCAGTCCTGGCGTggacacatccacacactccTGCAGTGCCACGTCAAGCCCGGAGACGGAGAGTTTCTTTTCACTGGGTCGGAACACTTTGGGGAAGCTTGGTTAGGGTGTGCCCCGCGATACAAAGACTTCCTGTCTGTCTACCACAATGCCCGAACGGCACGCCAGAATTCCTGCGACTTTCCTTTAGACTGA